The genomic region TCGGCCGCATGAATGCGTGGCGTTGAATGCATCAAGACACACTCATTGCCTGTAAAGCTCGATACCAGTTTTCGAGAGTCGCTATAAGCTAATCATTAGTCGTATAGAACAGGGTGTTAGAAGGTGTTCTGCCCCAACGTCGAATAAAAATAGTGACAGAATCCGGGCGGTTTTCACTGTGTGCATTGCAGCATTTTAAGGTTGAAAAACATTGCGTCTAAGTGCCTAAAAAGTGACGTTTTTATAACTTAAAGGCCCCATCACGGTCCGACACGGCTATTTTTTGACTGAAATCGACGCAAATTTCGTTTGCCTAACCCGATTGATGTCGCCGACGCGAGATTGCTTGATGCACCTTGTTTCAGCTCGCCACTTGGCATGTTTTGATAGCATGTGAGCTGTCTGCGGTTTGAAGTTGTTAAGAGCCTGCCTGTCGGTTACAAACGGGCACAGTATTTCAGGCATGCGTATGAGTATGCCGAAGTGTTTCAGCCCAACAGGGCGGACCCAACGACTTTTGGATGGGGAATTTAATGGCATCCTACCAGTATATTTACGTCATGAAGGACCTGACCAAGATCCTTCCGGGCGGTCGCGAACTTTTCAAGGGCATCACACTGTCCTTCCTGCCAGGCGTAAAAATCGGTGTTCTCGGCAACAACGGCGCAGGTAAATCCACCCTGCTGAAAATCATGGCCGGCATCGAAAAGGATTACGCCGGTGAAGCCTGGCCTGCCGAAGGTGTCAATGTCGGCTATCTTGAGCAGGAACCACAGCTTAACCCAGAGAAAGACGTTCTTGGCAACGTCATGGAAGGGTGTGGCTCGATTGTTGACGATCTTGCACGCTTCAACGAAATCAGCGGCAAGTTTGCCGAGCCGATGACCGATGACGAAATGAATGATCTCCTTGCCGAGCAGGGTGAACTTCAGGAACGCATCGATGCGGCCAATGGCTGGGATCTGGAACGCACCCTTGAGATCGCGATGGACGCCCTGCGTTGCCCGCCCAAGGATGCGGATGTAACCAAGCTTTCCGGTGGTGAGCGCCGTCGTGTCGCCCTTTGCCGCCTGTTGCTTGCAAAGCCTGACATTCTGCTGCTTGACGAACCGACCAACCACCTTGACGCTGAATCGGTTGCGTGGCTTGAACGCCACCTTGAAGATTATCAGGGTACCGTCATTCTGGTCACCCACGATCGTTACTTCCTTGATAACGTCACGGGCTGGATTCTGGAACTTGACCGCGGTCAGGGCATTCCGTTCGAAGGCAACTATTCCTCCTGGCTTGAGCAGAAGCAAAAGCGTCTGGAACAGGAATCCCGTCAGGAAGGCAGCCGCCAGAAACAGCTTGCCACCGAACTTGAGTGGATCCGCCAGAACCCGAAGGGCCGTCAGGCAAAATCCAAGGCCCGTGTCCGTGCCTATGACGATCTTGTCGCCGAGGCCGCAAAAGCGGTGCCGGATTCCACCAAGATCGTTATTCCGATTGCCGAGCGTCTTGGAAACGAAGTTATCACCGCCGAAGGTCTGACCAAGGCTTATGGTGACAAGCTTCTGTTTGAAAACCTTGATTTCCGTCTGCCGCCGGGTGGTATCGTTGGTGTGATCGGTCCGAACGGTGCGGGTAAAACCACCCTGTTCAAAATGTTGACGGGTGCTGACACCCCGGATGCAGGAACGCTCAAGATCGGTGATACCGTCAAGATGGGCTATGTCGATCAGTCGCGTGACTCGCTTGATCCGAACAAAACGGTTTGGCAGGAAGTCTCCGACGGCCTCGACGAGATCCTTTTGGGCAAGCGTCCGATGTCGTCGCGTGCCTATGTGTCACAGTTCGCCTTCAAGGGCGCAGATCAGCAGAAAAAAGTCGGCCAGTTGTCCGGTGGTGAACGTAACCGTGTTCACCTTGCCAAGATGCTGAAATCTGGCGCGAACGTTCTGCTGCTTGATGAACCGACCAACGATCTTGACGTTGATACGCTACGTGCGCTTGAGGAAGGTCTTCTTGAGTTTGCCGGTTGCGCTGTGGTCATCTCGCACGATCGCTTCTTCCTTGACCGTATTGCGACCCATATTCTGGCCTACGAGGGCAACTCGCATGTCGAGTGGTTCGAAGGGAACTATCAGGAATATGAAGCCGACTACAAACGTCGCTATGGTGAAGAGGCAAGTCGCCCCCACCGCATCAAATACAAGCCGCTGACCCGCTAAAACGGTTTATGTGCTTTGAGATTAAAGGCCACCTTCGGGTGGCCTTTTTTTTATGCCCGGATGCGAGATGTAAAAAAGCCACCGTCGCAAGGATGGTGGCTTTTATATTCGGATATTAAGGCGGGCTTTGATCAGAGACCGGTTTTTGCCTTGAGTGCAGCGGTCAGGGCGCCGACATCGTCATTGTTCTGTTGGATGACCGATGTGAATTCATCGCGTTGGGTGATGCCCATGCTCAGACCTTCGATGGAAACATCAATGATCTTGTAGCTGTCATCAAACATCCGCATCCGCCAAACAATGTTTACCGGTGGGCCGTCCGGGCGGACGAACTGCGAATCGACAAAGGTGTCCTTGTTCTTCTGAGTCTCATCACCGACGACAAACTGTTCGCCGTTGAATTCCTTGAACTGGTTTGCGTAGTTGAGCGCCAGATAGTTCTGAAGCAGGACTGAAAACTCCTCGATCTCCGCTTCGGAAATCGAACGCCAGTAACGCCCCAGAACGAAGCGCGAAACGACATCCATTGCAAAATAGCGGTCCATCAGGGACACGAACTTTTTGCGGCGAACGTCGTCAGCAAGGCTTTGATCCGTCAGTTCATTCATGGCCTGGTCAGCCATGCTCTGAATGACATTTGCTGCGCTGGTTTCGGCAGCGACTTCGGCAACAACGTTTGAAGACAAACCCGTTGCCGATGCCGGACCAGACCAAGCGGCCGCGATGGCGATCATCGCGGCGGTTGATATGGCGATTTTGCTGTTTACCATGACTGGCTCTTACTGGCTTGCCGCTTCGACAGCATCGTCGAAGTCAAAAGATGCACTTTCGTCTTCTACGGCGAATTCTGGTGACGGGCCACCATTGCGAATCATCTGATTGCGTTGCTGACGATAGAGGCTGCGCAGGGCTGCGTAATAGTCGATAGACGACTTTTGCAGTTCGTTCAGCTGATTGATCGTCGCGTAACGATAATGCAGGGCTGTAAGACCGACCGAGCCAAGATAAAGGGCTTCGGCGGTATCGCTGTTCTGTGCGCCCCATGTCAGCGGGTTGGCAACATAGTCAACCCCTATGCCGGCTGTATCACGCAGGTTGGACGGGCCAAGCAGCGGCAGCACAATGTAAGGGCCGCCGCCAATGCCGTAATGGGCAAGGGTCTGACCAAAATCTTCGCGACGGTACGGAATGCCGAAATCAGATGCGACATCATTGAAACCAAGGAAGCCAAGCGTCGAGTTCATGATGAAACGCTGGAACGAGGCAGCAGCCTGATCCGGGTCACCCTGCAGCAACGCGTTGAACGAGTTCAACGGTTCGTTGATGTTGCGCACGAAGCTCGCGACGGAGGTTTTAACAGGTTCCGGGGCAATGTCGCGGTACCACATTGCAGCAGGATACAGGACCATGAAATCGACCGCGCCGTTAACACCGTGAACCACGCGGTTCACCGGCTCAAGCGGATCATAATCACTCGTGTCCTGAGCGGGTTCTGTCGATGCGCACGCGGTCAGCAAAGACAGCGATCCTGCGGCACAAAGCGAAAGCAAAATTCGAAACTTCATTATTTTTAGCCAACCGATGTTCGATACACAGACTTCCCCGACCCGAAACGCTTTTGATGCGGAATACCAAAAAACGTTACCGATCAATCCCCTGCTCGAAGGGCGATCATGTAACGCGCACGCCTCAGATATCCATTTGGTTAGCATAGGGTGAAATTAAACACCAGCATACAAAAAGTTGATCAGGATCAAGCGGTTTTCAGGTGTTGCATTTAGGCAACAAGTTTTCACGCGAAAATAGCGCTTGAACAAATATAAACATATCTTTATATCTTTCTTGTCAACGTGGAGGGCATTGGTATGGAACAGGTTCTGGCAAGATTGCGCGCAGCTGCTGAAGCAACGCGGCTTCGCTTGCTGGCGATCTGTGCCGAGTGTGAATTGACCGTCAGCGAAATCACCCAGATCATCGGTCAGAGCCAGCCGCGCGTCTCCCGACACCTTAAATTATTGTGCGAGGCAGGCCTGCTTGTTCGGTTCCGCGAAGGGACTTGGGTCTTCTATCGCACACCGCATTCCGGGCCGGGTGCCGACCTTGTGCAGCCTGTGCTGGATCTGTTGCCAAAAGATGACGAGACGCTTGCACTTGATCGTGCCCGTCTGGATCAGGTGAAGGCAGAACGGGAAAAGATCGCGACAGAATACTTCCGCGCCAACGCCGAAGACTGGGATCGGATTCGCTCGCTGCATGTCGACGAGGCGGTTGTTGAAAAAGCATTGCTTGAAGCGGTTGGTGATCTGACCGGTGGCCGGATTCTCGATGTCGGAACAGGTACCGGGCGTATTCTTGAGCTTCTCGGGCGCAATGCCGAAGAGGGCGTTGGCGTTGATATGTCGCGCGAAATGTTGGCTGTTGCGCGCGCACGCTTGCAGCGTGCAGACCTGTCCAACTGCCTTGTTCGACAAGCCGACATGTACCAATTGCCTTATCCCGGCGGCATGTTTGATGTGGTGACCCTGCATCAGGTGCTGCATTTTGCTGAAAAGCCCGAGGCGGCCCTTGCCGAGGCAGCGCGCGTTCTGGCCCCCGGGGGTAAGCTTGTCATTGTCGACTTTGCCCAGCACGAACAGGAAGAACTGCGCGAAGAACATGCGCATCGACGTCTTGGTTTCGATGATGGGTCCATCAATGACTGGTTCCGCGCCAGCGGTCTTGAGCCTGGTAACGTTGTCAGTTTGCCGGGTAAACCACTGACGGTTCGGATCTGGATGGCTCGCCCGACATCGACCCAAACAGCGGACAAAAGTCAAAGAAATTCTGAAAAGGCTGCGGAATAACGCGCAGCATGTATTGAAAATAACCAGATAGAAAGACCGACCCAAGGGCTCAGCCTGCGGGAAAGCGAAGACAGGATTGAGATATCAATATGATGACGGTTCCAGAAATCAACGCAGTACGCAAACACCTCAAGGTTTCGTTCGAATTCTTCCCGCCGAAAACGGAGAAGATGGAAGAAACCATGTGGCGGTCGATCCATCGGCTTGCGCCGCTCAATCCGTCTTTTGTTTCGGTAACCTATGGGGCGGGCGGCACCACACGTGATCGCACCCATGGCAGTGTCACCCGCATTCAGGGTGAAACCGGTATTCCGGCTGCGGCGCATTTGACCTGTGTTGGTCACACCAAGGAAGAGATCGATCAGATCGCGCGCAGTTATTGGAACGAGGGTATCCGATCCATCGTTGCCCTTCGTGGGGACCTGCCGGACGCGGGCGATAAGTATGAACCGACCCCGGGTGGCTATGCCTATGCGGTTGATCTGGTTGCCGGCCTTAAGGAAATTGCCGATTTTGATATTTCGGTGTCTGCTTATCCGGAAACGCACCCGGATGCGCCGAGTTCCGATTTCGAAATCGATTATCTCAAACGCAAGATCGATGCGGGCGCCAAGCGGGCAATTACCCAGTTCTTCTTTGATAACGAAACCTATCTGCGGTTCCGTGACAAATGTGTGGCTGCGGGCATCGAAGCGCCCATCGTTCCGGGCATTTTGCCGGTGACAAACTTTGCGTCGCTCTTGAAATTTGCCGATATGTGTGGTGCTTCTGTGCCGCAGCGTTTGCATTGGCGTTTCGAAGGGCTTGATGAAGATCCCGATACCCGTCGCATGGTCGCATTCCACGAAGCCATTTCGCAGGTGGAGGGTTTGATCAGCGAAGGGGTGACCGACTTCCACTTCTATACGCTTAACCGTGCCGAACTGACATATGCCATCTGCCATGCGCTGGGCATTCGCGGAACCGAACAGGTTGCAGCCTGAAGGTGCTTTTGCCCTGTAACCCGGACGCATGAAGAATTGATTGGATGAAAAAGATGAATGATCGCAAGGAACGCATTGCCCTGCTGCGCAAACGGGCCGAGGAAAAGATACTGATCCTTGATGGCGCAATGGGCACGATGATCCAGAAGCACAAGCTGACCGAGGAAGACTATCGCGGCGAACGCTTTGCTGACTGGAAGCAGGACGTCAAAGGCAATAACGATCTTTTGTCACTGACCCAGCCGGATATCATCAAGGACATCCATCTGCAGTACATCGCGGCCGGTGCGGACCTGAACGGGACCAACACGTTTAGCGCGACAACCATTGCCCAGGCCGATTACGGCATGGAAGACTTGGCCTACGAGATCAATTTCGAAAGTGCCAAGATTGCACGCGCTGCCTGTGATGAATGGGAAGCAGCCCATCCGGGGGATGTGCGCTTTGTAAATGGTGCGATCGGCCCGACCAACCGCACGGCATCGATTTCGCCGGATGTGAACAATCCCGGCTTCCGTGCCATCACCTTTGATCAGCTCAAAGAGGCATACAAGGAAGCCACGACCGGTTTGCTGGATGGTGGCGCGGACACGCTGCTGGTGGAAACCATTTTTGATACACTCAATGCCAAGGCTGCGCTTTTTGCCATCGACGAAGTTCTCGACGAACGTGGTGAAGATGTACCGGTGCTGATTTCCGGCACGATCACCGATGCATCCGGTCGGACGCTTTCGGGGCAGACGACCGAAGCGTTTTATAATTCCGTGCGTCATACCAAGCCGTTCTCGATTGGGCTGAACTGCGCACTCGGTGCCGCACAGCTGCGCCCGTATGTTCAGGAACTGTCGCGCATTGCCGAATGCCGCGTTTCGGTTTACCCCAATGCAGGTCTTCCCAACGAGTTTGGCGAATATGACCAGACCGACGCCGAAATGGCCGAACTGGTCAAGGAATGGGCCGATACCGGCATGGTCAATCTGCTGGGGGGCTGCTGTGGTACGACGCCGCCGCACATCAAGGCGATTGCCGATGCGGTGGCAGATGCCAAGCCGCGCGTTGTGCCCAAGTTTGAGCCAAGAATGCGTCTGTCCGGCCTCGAGCCGTTTGATGCTGCGTAAATCTGATATTGATAGCTGAAAAGAGATCGAAAAGACCCATGACCGACATTTCCAGATTTATCAATATTGGTGAGCGGACCAACGTCGCCGGATCGCTGAAATTCAAGAAGCTGATCGTCGAAGAAGATTACGATGCAGCCCTTGAGATCGCTCGTCAGCAGGTCGAAAACGGCGCGCAGATCATCGACATCAACATGGATGATGCGATGCTTGACGCCGAAACGGCGATGGTCAAGTTTATCAACCTGATTGCGGCCGAGCCAGACATTGCCCGCGTTCCGATTATGGTCGACAGTTCCAAATGGAACGTGATCGAAGCCGGTCTGAAATGCCTCCAGGGCAAGGGTATTGTTAACTCGATCAGCCTCAAGGAAGGCGAACAACCCTTCATCGAACAGGCCAAAAAACTGCGCCGCTATGGCGCGGCAGTTGTCGTCATGGCCTTTGATGAAAAAGGTCAGGCCGATACAGTCGATCGCAAGTTCGAAATCTGCAAGCGCAGCTATAACGTGCTGGTCGATAAGGTTGGCTTCCCGCCCGAAGACATCATTTTCGATCCGAACATCTTTGCCGTCGCGACCGGTATCGAAGAACACGACAATTATGCTGTCGACTTCATCGAAGCCTGCAAGCTGATCAAAAAACACCTGCCATACGCCAAGATTTCCGGTGGTGTTTCCAACGTTTCCTTCTCGTTCCGCGGCAACAACCCGGTCCGCGAAGCGATGCACTCGGTCTTCCTCTATCACGCCATCAAGGCGGGACTGGATATGGGGATTGTTAATGCCGGTCAGTTGGTTGTGTATGAAGAAATCCCGGCAGAACTTCGTGAACGCGTCGAAGACGTCATCCTGAACCGTCGATCGGATGCGACCGACCGTTTGCTCGAAGTGGCCGAGAAATACAAAGGTACCGGCGGGCCAGAGAAGAAGGCCGACCTTGAATGGCGTAAAAAGCCGGTCAAGGAACGTCTGGCCCATGCCCTGATCAACGGTATTGCCGAGTTCGTTGAAGAAGACACCGAAGAAGCCCGTCAACAGGCGGACAAGCCGCTGCATGTGATTGAAGGTCCGTTGATGGACGGCATGAACATCGTTGGTGACCTGTTCGGTGACGGCAAGATGTTCCTGCCGCAGGTCGTGAAATCCGCGCGTGTGATGAAAAAGGCGGTGGCCTATCTGATCCCCTTCATCGAAGAGGAAAAAGATGGCAAGCACGAAACCAACGGCAAGATCTTGCTCGCGACCGTTAAGGGCGACGTGCATGACATCGGCAAGAACATTGTTGGTGTGGTTCTGCAATGTAACAACTTCGAGGTCATCGACCTTGGCGTGATGGTGCCGACCCAGAAAATCATCGAAACCGCCAAGGCCGAAAAGGTCGACATGATCGGTTTGTCGGGCCTGATTACCCCGTCGCTTGAAGAAATGACCTATGTCGCGGCCGAAATGGAACGCGAGGGGCTGGATATTCCGCTTCTGATTGGCGGCGCGACAACGTCGAAGGTTCATACCGCGGTTAAAATCGCGCCGAACTATCTGAAATCATCGGTGGTTTACGTGATCGACGCATCCCGTGCGGTCGGTGTTGCCAGCAATCTGCTTTCAAAAACCAATGGCGAACGCTTTGCTGAGGAAATCCGCAACGAATATATCGCGATGGCTGAAAAGCATGCCGCACAGCAACTGCAGAAAAAGCGGTTCTCGATTGTCGATGCACGTGCCAACAAGGTTCAGCTTGACTGGGACAACTTTGAAGCACCGGTTCCGCTTAAACCCGGTATCACCCTGTTTGAAGATTTCGATCTGGAAGAACTGGTGTCGCGCTTTGACTGGAAACCGTTCTTCGAGACTTGGGAACTTCATGGGCGTTTCCCCGACATCCTGAAGGATGAAAAGGTAGGCGAAACGGCTCGTAGCCTTTATGCGGACGCGCAGGAAATGCTTAAAAAAATCGTTGCCGAAAAATGGTTCAAGCCCAAGGCGGTTGTCGGTCTGTGGCCGGCCAACTCGGTCGGTGATGATATCGAAGTTACCCCGGCACCGGAGAAGAATGAGCCGGTGATGCTCCATACCCTGCGTCAGCAGATGTATCGCGAGAACAACAAGCGTCCGAACCGCGCGTTGGCCGACTATATCGCGCCAAAAGACAGCGGCAAGACCGACTATATCGGCGCCTTTGTTGTTACCGCCGGGCCAGAAGTAGAAGAAATCTCTGCCAAGCTTGAAGCAGAGCATGATGATT from Thalassospira indica harbors:
- the ettA gene encoding energy-dependent translational throttle protein EttA, producing the protein MASYQYIYVMKDLTKILPGGRELFKGITLSFLPGVKIGVLGNNGAGKSTLLKIMAGIEKDYAGEAWPAEGVNVGYLEQEPQLNPEKDVLGNVMEGCGSIVDDLARFNEISGKFAEPMTDDEMNDLLAEQGELQERIDAANGWDLERTLEIAMDALRCPPKDADVTKLSGGERRRVALCRLLLAKPDILLLDEPTNHLDAESVAWLERHLEDYQGTVILVTHDRYFLDNVTGWILELDRGQGIPFEGNYSSWLEQKQKRLEQESRQEGSRQKQLATELEWIRQNPKGRQAKSKARVRAYDDLVAEAAKAVPDSTKIVIPIAERLGNEVITAEGLTKAYGDKLLFENLDFRLPPGGIVGVIGPNGAGKTTLFKMLTGADTPDAGTLKIGDTVKMGYVDQSRDSLDPNKTVWQEVSDGLDEILLGKRPMSSRAYVSQFAFKGADQQKKVGQLSGGERNRVHLAKMLKSGANVLLLDEPTNDLDVDTLRALEEGLLEFAGCAVVISHDRFFLDRIATHILAYEGNSHVEWFEGNYQEYEADYKRRYGEEASRPHRIKYKPLTR
- a CDS encoding MlaC/ttg2D family ABC transporter substrate-binding protein, with product MVNSKIAISTAAMIAIAAAWSGPASATGLSSNVVAEVAAETSAANVIQSMADQAMNELTDQSLADDVRRKKFVSLMDRYFAMDVVSRFVLGRYWRSISEAEIEEFSVLLQNYLALNYANQFKEFNGEQFVVGDETQKNKDTFVDSQFVRPDGPPVNIVWRMRMFDDSYKIIDVSIEGLSMGITQRDEFTSVIQQNNDDVGALTAALKAKTGL
- a CDS encoding MlaA family lipoprotein — translated: MKFRILLSLCAAGSLSLLTACASTEPAQDTSDYDPLEPVNRVVHGVNGAVDFMVLYPAAMWYRDIAPEPVKTSVASFVRNINEPLNSFNALLQGDPDQAAASFQRFIMNSTLGFLGFNDVASDFGIPYRREDFGQTLAHYGIGGGPYIVLPLLGPSNLRDTAGIGVDYVANPLTWGAQNSDTAEALYLGSVGLTALHYRYATINQLNELQKSSIDYYAALRSLYRQQRNQMIRNGGPSPEFAVEDESASFDFDDAVEAASQ
- a CDS encoding ArsR/SmtB family transcription factor — encoded protein: MEQVLARLRAAAEATRLRLLAICAECELTVSEITQIIGQSQPRVSRHLKLLCEAGLLVRFREGTWVFYRTPHSGPGADLVQPVLDLLPKDDETLALDRARLDQVKAEREKIATEYFRANAEDWDRIRSLHVDEAVVEKALLEAVGDLTGGRILDVGTGTGRILELLGRNAEEGVGVDMSREMLAVARARLQRADLSNCLVRQADMYQLPYPGGMFDVVTLHQVLHFAEKPEAALAEAARVLAPGGKLVIVDFAQHEQEELREEHAHRRLGFDDGSINDWFRASGLEPGNVVSLPGKPLTVRIWMARPTSTQTADKSQRNSEKAAE
- the metF gene encoding methylenetetrahydrofolate reductase, encoding MMTVPEINAVRKHLKVSFEFFPPKTEKMEETMWRSIHRLAPLNPSFVSVTYGAGGTTRDRTHGSVTRIQGETGIPAAAHLTCVGHTKEEIDQIARSYWNEGIRSIVALRGDLPDAGDKYEPTPGGYAYAVDLVAGLKEIADFDISVSAYPETHPDAPSSDFEIDYLKRKIDAGAKRAITQFFFDNETYLRFRDKCVAAGIEAPIVPGILPVTNFASLLKFADMCGASVPQRLHWRFEGLDEDPDTRRMVAFHEAISQVEGLISEGVTDFHFYTLNRAELTYAICHALGIRGTEQVAA
- a CDS encoding homocysteine S-methyltransferase family protein: MNDRKERIALLRKRAEEKILILDGAMGTMIQKHKLTEEDYRGERFADWKQDVKGNNDLLSLTQPDIIKDIHLQYIAAGADLNGTNTFSATTIAQADYGMEDLAYEINFESAKIARAACDEWEAAHPGDVRFVNGAIGPTNRTASISPDVNNPGFRAITFDQLKEAYKEATTGLLDGGADTLLVETIFDTLNAKAALFAIDEVLDERGEDVPVLISGTITDASGRTLSGQTTEAFYNSVRHTKPFSIGLNCALGAAQLRPYVQELSRIAECRVSVYPNAGLPNEFGEYDQTDAEMAELVKEWADTGMVNLLGGCCGTTPPHIKAIADAVADAKPRVVPKFEPRMRLSGLEPFDAA
- the metH gene encoding methionine synthase; translated protein: MTDISRFINIGERTNVAGSLKFKKLIVEEDYDAALEIARQQVENGAQIIDINMDDAMLDAETAMVKFINLIAAEPDIARVPIMVDSSKWNVIEAGLKCLQGKGIVNSISLKEGEQPFIEQAKKLRRYGAAVVVMAFDEKGQADTVDRKFEICKRSYNVLVDKVGFPPEDIIFDPNIFAVATGIEEHDNYAVDFIEACKLIKKHLPYAKISGGVSNVSFSFRGNNPVREAMHSVFLYHAIKAGLDMGIVNAGQLVVYEEIPAELRERVEDVILNRRSDATDRLLEVAEKYKGTGGPEKKADLEWRKKPVKERLAHALINGIAEFVEEDTEEARQQADKPLHVIEGPLMDGMNIVGDLFGDGKMFLPQVVKSARVMKKAVAYLIPFIEEEKDGKHETNGKILLATVKGDVHDIGKNIVGVVLQCNNFEVIDLGVMVPTQKIIETAKAEKVDMIGLSGLITPSLEEMTYVAAEMEREGLDIPLLIGGATTSKVHTAVKIAPNYLKSSVVYVIDASRAVGVASNLLSKTNGERFAEEIRNEYIAMAEKHAAQQLQKKRFSIVDARANKVQLDWDNFEAPVPLKPGITLFEDFDLEELVSRFDWKPFFETWELHGRFPDILKDEKVGETARSLYADAQEMLKKIVAEKWFKPKAVVGLWPANSVGDDIEVTPAPEKNEPVMLHTLRQQMYRENNKRPNRALADYIAPKDSGKTDYIGAFVVTAGPEVEEISAKLEAEHDDYNAILVKALGDRFAEAFAEHMHEKVRKELWGYAPDEALGNDDLIAEKYRGIRPAPGYPACPEHTEKGILWDLLDAEKNVGVSLTESYAMTPTSSVSGFYFANPGAKYFGLGKIERDQVESYAERKGMTLAEAERWLAPNLNYDPRQAK